In a single window of the Nocardioides massiliensis genome:
- a CDS encoding metallopeptidase family protein — MPAPLPEPRRGSVRERRGRGPRGPAFLPGPLTPAGVPADRSRRERFDRIVGSVAAELEQRWGEHLGGAQFAVEETPWLPDDWASDVVPLAALAPATPTTPTRIVLFRRPLEHRADGPVDLAALVHAVLVEQIAELLGVPVEEIDPRYGDD; from the coding sequence GTGCCCGCCCCCCTGCCCGAACCGCGTCGTGGATCCGTGCGTGAGCGCCGGGGCCGCGGCCCGCGGGGACCGGCCTTCCTGCCGGGACCCCTGACCCCGGCGGGGGTGCCCGCCGACCGGTCGCGCCGCGAGCGCTTCGACCGCATCGTCGGGTCCGTGGCCGCGGAGCTCGAGCAGCGCTGGGGTGAGCACCTGGGTGGTGCGCAGTTCGCGGTCGAGGAGACCCCGTGGCTGCCCGACGATTGGGCCAGTGACGTGGTGCCGCTGGCGGCGCTGGCCCCGGCGACCCCGACGACGCCCACCCGGATCGTGCTGTTCCGCCGCCCGCTCGAGCACCGCGCCGACGGCCCGGTCGACCTGGCGGCGCTGGTGCACGCGGTGTTGGTCGAGCAGATCGCGGAGCTGCTCGGCGTGCCGGTCGAGGAGATCGACCCCCGCTACGGCGACGACTGA
- a CDS encoding DUF5719 family protein, which translates to MSPRRGTRSVRGLLVALVGVLGVAAGTWLTADAPPGLSERDDVASAAVAPASVVCPAPGEAGRLSAAALALTTDAPTATLRVAQSSASAADGVLQVPGEELAEDLSVVTADPVTPDLAATVDRTRPRLSATACVVAGGRVWFTGVGAEIDHAATLELVNPESGPAVVRVRVLGPEGPVETVDLREVSVPAGERVTVDLADAAPAIGEVALEVRTTRGRVAAFVTDRVGTLGAGRPATESVPSQTTPRRQVVLGGLPARADGHVLVVANPGEFEALGTLAVLGPDGTFVPEADAELRVPPGGTVAVDVSEAVGTAAAAIRVTADSAVTAVVRSQVGADMTYAGPVRPLGAASGAVLPAGVRSVVQLSSDGDARELTVQPYAADGRVLEAQQVTVPVAGTVAVTLPERARSVVVRDGGSGVRGAVVLRSDAGVAVLPLRPGAARAPAPVVVPVVR; encoded by the coding sequence ATGAGCCCCCGTCGTGGCACGCGGTCCGTACGCGGCCTCCTCGTCGCGCTGGTCGGCGTCCTCGGCGTCGCCGCCGGCACCTGGCTGACCGCCGACGCCCCGCCCGGGCTGTCCGAGCGCGACGACGTCGCCAGCGCTGCGGTGGCCCCCGCGAGCGTGGTCTGCCCCGCTCCGGGGGAGGCCGGCCGGCTGTCGGCGGCGGCGCTTGCACTCACCACGGACGCGCCGACCGCCACGCTGCGGGTCGCGCAGAGCTCCGCGAGCGCGGCTGACGGGGTCCTCCAGGTGCCCGGCGAGGAGCTTGCCGAGGACCTGTCGGTGGTGACCGCCGATCCGGTCACCCCCGACCTGGCGGCGACCGTCGACCGCACCCGACCGCGACTCAGCGCCACCGCCTGCGTCGTGGCCGGCGGACGCGTCTGGTTCACCGGCGTCGGGGCCGAGATCGACCACGCGGCGACCCTGGAGCTCGTCAACCCCGAGAGCGGCCCGGCCGTCGTCCGCGTGCGGGTTCTCGGCCCCGAGGGCCCGGTGGAGACCGTCGACCTGCGCGAGGTGAGCGTCCCGGCGGGGGAGCGGGTCACCGTCGACCTCGCCGACGCCGCCCCGGCGATCGGTGAGGTCGCACTCGAGGTCCGCACCACCCGCGGGCGGGTCGCCGCCTTCGTCACCGATCGCGTCGGGACCCTCGGGGCGGGCCGTCCGGCGACGGAGTCGGTCCCGTCGCAGACCACGCCCCGGCGCCAGGTGGTGCTCGGCGGACTGCCGGCCCGGGCGGACGGCCACGTCCTGGTCGTCGCCAACCCCGGCGAGTTCGAGGCGTTGGGCACCCTGGCGGTGCTCGGCCCCGATGGCACCTTCGTGCCCGAGGCCGACGCCGAGCTGCGGGTCCCCCCGGGCGGGACCGTCGCGGTCGACGTCAGCGAGGCGGTCGGCACCGCGGCTGCTGCGATCCGGGTGACGGCCGACAGCGCCGTGACCGCGGTGGTGCGCTCGCAGGTGGGAGCGGACATGACGTACGCCGGTCCGGTACGCCCGCTCGGCGCGGCCTCCGGTGCCGTGCTGCCGGCCGGGGTGCGGTCCGTCGTGCAGCTGTCCAGCGACGGCGACGCCCGTGAGCTGACCGTGCAGCCGTACGCCGCGGACGGGCGTGTCCTGGAGGCGCAGCAGGTCACGGTGCCGGTGGCGGGGACCGTGGCGGTCACCCTGCCCGAGCGCGCCCGGTCGGTCGTGGTGCGCGACGGTGGCTCCGGCGTACGCGGGGCGGTGGTGCTGCGCAGCGACGCGGGTGTCGCGGTGCTCCCGTTGCGGCCGGGTGCGGCACGTGCCCCGGCGCCGGTGGTCGTCCCGGTCGTCCGCTAG
- a CDS encoding glycosyltransferase, with translation MTVTAVLVSHDGERWLPRVLAGLARQTRRPDATWAVDTGSADASPALLRDAVGADRLLVEAPTTPYAAAVRAALDADAATTGADGDDWIWLLHDDSAPAPDALEALLAAAERYPDASLLTPKLREWPSLRRLLEIGVTVSGTAKRETGLERGEYDQGQHDRVREVLAGNTAGLLVRRRVLDEIGLDPALGVFAADLDLGWRAAHAGLRTLAVPAAVVFHAEAAHRGQRTGPWTARPRRAERTGQIRTVLANCSPAALPFVYLRLVLGTLLRALGFLLVRAPGDAWDEAAAALGVGLRPWRVVASRRRRRRTRTVSAREVRPLLPSLWLPYRRGWDSLGDLVSELWHLAREGLARRSQERSWAWGLVAGVALLAAAALAGRDLLAGALTGGVVAGGALLPAPADVGTWWSAIGQQPVAAWLLPAAAVATLLLGSPGLLVHLVLVLAVPLATFAALRFFRQLLGPGVAWWAALAYGLTLGVSGAVGSGQLGTLVAGIVLPLLGRSALGMLPFAAPEQRRRAVWRVAAWLALTTAFAPSAWLLAVLVTLVALGIGLRHGAVRAVLPVLVPVVMTPLLLLPWVGTRLETPGLLLLEAGLPTPYAGLDALEVLTGRVGDGAPAWWGLGIAVAALVVLLRADTRVYVAWCWAFGGLALVLAGVLTRVAVTVPGTGETLVPTPTYPLLVAQAALICAAALGGDGARRQITGASFGWRQPVAAVIVLGAVASPLAAAVWWVSGQATEDLRIDPRDPVPAYMTQISQAQDGYDVLVLHPVDESGVGWTVRRGAGVRLGLESAALATPYDTGTARAVVDLLTDGGPDAVGALVAQGVGYVYAAPPAPRRVVATLDATSGLAPASAPQRRAAAWQLEGAGTAERPHERVPELPWLLLGQGLAVVAVVVLAAPGRRSASTETETAR, from the coding sequence GTGACCGTGACCGCCGTGCTTGTCAGCCATGACGGCGAGCGATGGCTCCCGCGTGTGCTGGCCGGTCTGGCGCGCCAGACCCGGCGCCCCGACGCGACCTGGGCGGTCGACACCGGCAGCGCGGATGCCTCGCCGGCTCTGCTCCGCGACGCGGTGGGGGCTGACCGGCTCCTCGTCGAGGCCCCGACCACGCCGTACGCCGCAGCGGTGCGCGCCGCGCTGGACGCCGATGCCGCGACGACCGGCGCGGACGGGGACGACTGGATCTGGCTGCTGCACGACGACAGTGCCCCGGCCCCCGACGCGCTCGAGGCCCTGCTCGCGGCGGCCGAGCGGTACCCCGACGCCAGCCTGCTCACCCCGAAGCTGCGCGAGTGGCCGTCGTTGCGCCGGCTGCTCGAGATCGGGGTGACGGTCAGCGGGACGGCCAAGCGCGAGACGGGGTTGGAGCGCGGGGAGTACGACCAGGGCCAGCACGACCGGGTCCGTGAGGTCCTGGCCGGCAACACCGCGGGACTCCTGGTCCGCCGCCGCGTCCTCGACGAGATCGGGCTCGACCCCGCGCTGGGAGTCTTCGCCGCCGACCTCGACCTCGGTTGGCGGGCCGCCCACGCCGGCCTGCGGACCCTGGCGGTGCCCGCAGCGGTGGTCTTCCACGCCGAGGCGGCCCACCGCGGCCAGCGCACGGGTCCGTGGACGGCTCGTCCCCGGCGCGCGGAGCGGACCGGCCAGATCCGGACCGTCCTGGCCAACTGCTCCCCGGCGGCGCTCCCGTTCGTCTACCTGCGGCTCGTGCTCGGCACGTTGCTGCGCGCGCTCGGCTTCCTCCTGGTCCGCGCGCCCGGTGACGCCTGGGACGAGGCGGCCGCCGCGCTGGGCGTCGGACTGCGGCCCTGGCGCGTCGTGGCGAGCCGGCGGCGGCGCCGACGCACCCGTACGGTGTCGGCGCGCGAGGTCCGGCCGCTGCTGCCGTCGCTGTGGCTGCCGTACCGCCGCGGCTGGGACTCCCTGGGTGACCTCGTCTCCGAGCTGTGGCACCTCGCCCGCGAGGGGCTCGCGCGGCGCTCGCAGGAACGGTCGTGGGCCTGGGGGCTGGTCGCCGGCGTCGCACTGCTCGCCGCGGCGGCGCTCGCCGGGCGCGACCTGCTCGCCGGCGCGCTGACAGGCGGAGTCGTCGCGGGCGGTGCGCTGCTGCCCGCACCGGCCGACGTCGGCACCTGGTGGTCGGCGATCGGACAGCAGCCGGTCGCCGCCTGGCTGCTGCCCGCCGCCGCGGTGGCCACGCTGCTCCTGGGCAGTCCGGGACTGCTGGTGCACCTGGTGCTGGTGCTGGCCGTGCCGCTGGCGACGTTCGCCGCGCTGCGGTTCTTCCGCCAGCTCCTCGGGCCCGGGGTCGCCTGGTGGGCGGCGCTCGCCTACGGACTCACCCTCGGGGTGTCCGGTGCGGTCGGATCCGGCCAGCTCGGGACGCTGGTCGCCGGCATCGTGCTCCCGCTGCTCGGGCGTAGCGCGCTCGGGATGCTGCCCTTCGCCGCGCCCGAGCAGCGTCGCCGTGCGGTCTGGCGGGTCGCGGCCTGGCTCGCCCTGACGACGGCCTTCGCCCCGTCGGCCTGGCTGCTCGCCGTCCTCGTGACCCTGGTCGCGCTCGGGATCGGGCTGCGGCACGGCGCGGTGCGCGCGGTGCTCCCGGTCCTCGTGCCCGTCGTCATGACGCCGCTGCTGCTCCTGCCCTGGGTCGGGACCCGCCTCGAGACCCCCGGTCTGCTCCTGCTCGAGGCCGGCCTGCCCACGCCGTACGCCGGGCTCGACGCGCTGGAGGTGCTGACCGGTCGGGTGGGCGACGGAGCGCCGGCGTGGTGGGGCCTCGGCATCGCCGTCGCCGCACTCGTCGTGCTGCTGCGCGCCGACACCCGCGTCTACGTGGCCTGGTGCTGGGCCTTCGGCGGCCTGGCGCTCGTGCTGGCCGGCGTGCTCACCCGGGTCGCCGTGACGGTGCCCGGCACCGGGGAGACCCTCGTCCCGACGCCGACGTACCCGCTGCTGGTCGCGCAGGCGGCCCTGATCTGCGCCGCCGCTCTCGGTGGCGACGGCGCGCGGCGGCAGATCACCGGGGCGAGCTTCGGCTGGCGCCAGCCGGTGGCGGCCGTCATCGTCCTCGGTGCCGTCGCGAGCCCGCTGGCTGCGGCGGTGTGGTGGGTCTCCGGCCAGGCGACCGAGGACCTGCGGATCGACCCCCGCGACCCGGTGCCGGCGTACATGACCCAGATCTCCCAGGCCCAGGACGGCTACGACGTCCTCGTCCTGCATCCCGTCGACGAGTCGGGCGTGGGCTGGACGGTGCGGCGGGGGGCCGGCGTGCGGCTCGGGCTGGAGTCGGCCGCGCTCGCGACGCCGTACGACACCGGGACGGCCCGCGCCGTCGTCGACCTGCTGACCGACGGAGGCCCGGACGCGGTCGGCGCACTCGTCGCGCAAGGCGTGGGCTACGTGTACGCCGCCCCGCCCGCCCCGCGGCGCGTGGTCGCGACCCTCGACGCCACCAGCGGCCTGGCGCCGGCCTCCGCGCCCCAGCGGCGCGCCGCCGCCTGGCAGCTCGAGGGCGCCGGCACGGCGGAGCGCCCGCACGAACGGGTCCCGGAGCTGCCGTGGCTGCTGCTCGGGCAGGGGCTGGCAGTCGTCGCCGTCGTCGTGCTCGCCGCGCCCGGCCGGCGGTCGGCGTCGACGGAGACGGAGACGGCCCGATGA
- a CDS encoding WhiB family transcriptional regulator: MRELYVLDGDAEELGWQERALCAQTDPEAFFPEKGGSTREAKRVCLTCEVRDDCLEYALMNDERFGIWGGLSERERRKLKKRAV, encoded by the coding sequence GTGCGAGAGCTCTATGTGCTCGACGGAGACGCCGAGGAGCTGGGTTGGCAGGAGCGCGCGCTGTGCGCGCAGACCGACCCCGAGGCGTTCTTTCCGGAGAAGGGCGGCTCCACGCGGGAGGCCAAGAGGGTCTGCCTGACGTGCGAGGTGCGTGATGACTGTCTCGAGTACGCCTTGATGAACGATGAACGATTCGGCATCTGGGGCGGACTGTCCGAGCGCGAGCGGAGGAAGCTGAAGAAGCGCGCTGTCTGA
- the cofD gene encoding 2-phospho-L-lactate transferase, which translates to MPASASPTRITVLSGGVGGARFLQGLLHWSAARVEAGGTPAEVTVVANTADDMWVHGLKVCPDLDTVMYTLGGGIDAERGWGRVDETWHAVEELKAYGVEPTWFGLGDRDLATHLVRTQMLEAGYPLSAVTEALCRRWQPGVRLLPMTDDRVETHVAVPDDQAPSGQRVVHFQEYWIRLQAAVPALAVVPVGVEDATPGPGVVEAIEGADLVLLPPSNPIVSVGTILGVPGLGEAVRRTPAPVVGLSPIVGGRHVRGMAQQLLEARGIPVSAAGVGLHYGARPAGHLDGWLVDERDAAEVAALEDGGIRAAAVPLMMTDPVATAAMVQAAVDLAAPRG; encoded by the coding sequence GTGCCCGCTTCCGCCTCGCCCACCCGCATCACCGTGCTCTCCGGCGGGGTCGGCGGTGCCCGCTTCCTCCAAGGACTGCTGCACTGGTCGGCCGCCCGCGTCGAGGCCGGCGGGACGCCTGCCGAGGTCACCGTCGTGGCCAACACCGCCGACGACATGTGGGTGCACGGGCTCAAGGTGTGTCCCGACCTCGACACGGTGATGTACACCCTCGGCGGCGGGATCGACGCCGAGCGCGGCTGGGGCCGGGTCGACGAGACCTGGCACGCGGTCGAGGAGCTGAAGGCGTACGGCGTGGAGCCGACCTGGTTCGGCCTCGGCGACCGCGACCTCGCCACCCACCTGGTGCGCACCCAGATGCTCGAGGCGGGCTACCCGCTCTCGGCGGTCACCGAGGCGCTGTGCCGGCGCTGGCAGCCCGGGGTGCGGCTGCTGCCCATGACCGACGACCGGGTGGAGACCCACGTCGCCGTCCCCGACGACCAGGCCCCCTCGGGACAGCGCGTCGTGCACTTCCAGGAGTACTGGATCCGGCTCCAGGCGGCCGTGCCCGCGCTCGCCGTGGTGCCGGTCGGCGTCGAGGACGCGACGCCCGGCCCCGGTGTGGTCGAGGCGATCGAGGGCGCGGACCTGGTGCTCCTCCCGCCGTCCAACCCAATCGTGTCGGTCGGCACGATCCTCGGCGTGCCCGGTCTGGGCGAGGCAGTCCGACGCACGCCGGCACCCGTGGTCGGGCTCTCCCCCATCGTCGGCGGACGACACGTGCGCGGGATGGCCCAGCAGCTGCTCGAGGCGCGGGGGATCCCGGTCTCGGCCGCGGGCGTGGGGCTGCACTACGGCGCCCGCCCGGCCGGCCATCTCGACGGGTGGCTCGTCGACGAGCGCGACGCGGCCGAGGTCGCGGCGCTCGAGGACGGTGGCATCCGCGCGGCGGCAGTGCCGCTGATGATGACCGACCCGGTCGCGACGGCCGCGATGGTGCAGGCCGCCGTGGACCTGGCCGCACCCCGCGGCTGA
- the cofE gene encoding coenzyme F420-0:L-glutamate ligase, with protein MPLPAPPTRLTAFAPEGVGEVRPGDDLVDLLLTALEANGERLLDDDVVLVTSKVVSKAEDRQRSGGRDEVLADETVRVVARRGPTTIVRTRHGLVMAGAGIDSSNTDAGSVLLLPVAPDASARVLRAALAERTGRRVAVIVTDTAGRAWRHGQTDIAIGMAGLAPYDDHAGLTDAHGNTLAVTAPAVPDELAAVGDLVKGKLSGRPFALVRGLADRVLPVGEDGPGARALVREPDQDLFGFGARDAVRAAATRDDDLVGYGAPLAPEDLPAEATAVVTELLHRLLPGPSEWTVRWVGSGRVRLRVEPGPGPIPDAFVLGQVAGACDAWLRACGWLPQGAPTLVDAGIYNAVELAVAPRVTPGGTPPPA; from the coding sequence GTGCCCCTTCCTGCGCCGCCCACCCGACTGACCGCGTTCGCCCCCGAGGGCGTCGGCGAGGTCAGACCCGGCGACGACCTGGTCGATCTGCTGCTCACCGCGCTGGAGGCGAACGGCGAGCGCCTCCTCGACGATGACGTCGTGCTGGTGACGAGCAAGGTGGTCTCCAAGGCGGAGGACCGTCAGCGCTCCGGTGGGCGCGACGAGGTGCTCGCCGACGAGACCGTCCGCGTGGTCGCGCGCCGTGGCCCGACGACGATCGTGCGGACCCGCCACGGGCTGGTGATGGCCGGCGCCGGCATCGACAGCTCCAACACCGACGCCGGCAGCGTCCTGCTGCTGCCGGTCGCCCCCGATGCCTCGGCACGCGTGCTGCGCGCCGCGCTCGCCGAGCGCACGGGCCGCCGGGTCGCGGTGATCGTCACCGACACCGCGGGCCGCGCGTGGCGCCACGGCCAGACCGACATCGCGATCGGCATGGCCGGGCTCGCGCCGTACGACGACCACGCCGGGCTGACCGATGCCCACGGCAACACGCTCGCGGTCACCGCCCCGGCCGTGCCCGACGAGCTCGCGGCTGTGGGCGACCTGGTCAAGGGCAAGCTGAGCGGTCGGCCGTTCGCGCTCGTGCGCGGCCTGGCCGACCGGGTCCTGCCGGTCGGCGAGGACGGTCCTGGCGCTCGCGCGCTGGTGCGCGAACCGGACCAGGACCTGTTCGGCTTCGGCGCGCGCGACGCGGTGCGAGCCGCGGCGACCCGCGACGACGACCTCGTCGGGTACGGCGCCCCACTCGCGCCCGAGGACCTGCCGGCCGAGGCCACCGCCGTCGTGACCGAGCTGCTGCACCGGCTGCTGCCCGGGCCGAGTGAGTGGACGGTCCGCTGGGTCGGGAGCGGGCGCGTGCGCTTGCGCGTCGAGCCGGGGCCCGGACCGATCCCCGACGCGTTCGTGCTGGGCCAGGTGGCCGGTGCGTGCGACGCCTGGCTGCGCGCGTGCGGCTGGCTGCCCCAGGGGGCCCCGACGCTCGTGGACGCCGGGATCTACAACGCCGTGGAGCTCGCCGTGGCGCCCCGCGTCACTCCAGGCGGGACCCCGCCTCCCGCCTAG
- a CDS encoding sugar phosphate nucleotidyltransferase, with protein sequence METTRNSGFEAVIVAGGFGTRLLPLTKHRPKHLLEVAGVPFLEHQIARLAQAGADHVVLATSYHADLFEPILGDGSRWGLRLSYVLEDEPLGTGGAIRNVAAALRPDPDAPIVILNGDVLSGHDLGGQLADFARPRDGRPVEVSLHLVEVTDARAFGCVPTDGAGRVTAFVEKSDDPVTNQVNAGCYVFRRAVIDTIPAGRVVSVERETFPGLVADGHVVVGFVETAYWRDVGTPEALVAASAELVRGVGTSPATPSSDGDRWVATDADVAGDAVVDGGSTVCGGARVGAGALVRGTVLMPGAVVEDGAQLTDAVVGPGARVGAGARLDRVTVGDGVEVPADARREAGSRLE encoded by the coding sequence ATGGAGACCACGAGGAACAGCGGGTTCGAGGCCGTCATCGTCGCCGGTGGTTTCGGCACCCGGTTGCTGCCGCTGACGAAGCACCGCCCCAAGCACCTCCTCGAGGTCGCCGGCGTGCCGTTCCTCGAGCACCAGATCGCCCGGCTGGCCCAGGCCGGTGCCGACCACGTCGTGCTGGCGACCAGCTACCACGCCGACCTGTTCGAGCCCATCCTCGGCGACGGCAGCCGCTGGGGGCTGCGGCTGAGCTACGTCCTCGAGGACGAGCCGCTCGGCACGGGCGGAGCGATCCGCAACGTCGCCGCCGCGCTGCGGCCCGACCCGGACGCGCCGATCGTCATCCTCAACGGTGACGTCCTGTCGGGCCACGACCTGGGCGGCCAGCTGGCCGACTTCGCCCGGCCGCGTGACGGCCGCCCGGTCGAGGTGTCGCTGCACCTGGTCGAGGTCACCGACGCGCGCGCGTTCGGGTGCGTCCCGACCGACGGGGCCGGGCGCGTCACCGCGTTCGTCGAGAAGTCCGACGACCCGGTCACCAACCAGGTCAACGCGGGGTGCTACGTCTTCCGTCGCGCCGTGATCGACACGATCCCCGCTGGTCGCGTCGTCTCGGTCGAGCGCGAGACCTTCCCCGGCCTGGTCGCCGACGGCCACGTGGTGGTCGGCTTCGTCGAGACGGCGTACTGGCGCGACGTGGGCACGCCCGAGGCACTTGTGGCAGCCTCCGCCGAGCTGGTCCGTGGCGTCGGTACGAGCCCGGCGACGCCGTCGTCCGACGGGGACCGCTGGGTCGCGACGGACGCCGACGTCGCGGGCGACGCAGTCGTCGACGGCGGCTCGACCGTCTGCGGCGGCGCCCGGGTCGGCGCGGGCGCCCTGGTGCGCGGCACGGTGCTGATGCCGGGTGCCGTGGTCGAGGACGGTGCGCAGCTGACCGACGCGGTGGTCGGCCCCGGTGCTCGGGTCGGAGCCGGTGCCCGGCTGGACCGGGTCACGGTGGGCGACGGGGTCGAGGTCCCCGCGGACGCTAGGCGGGAGGCGGGGTCCCGCCTGGAGTGA
- a CDS encoding TIGR03089 family protein: MSPLPAAATVPALLAEAQRRDPARPLVTFYDDATGERVELSVVTTANWVAKTASLLVEELDVERGDTVLVDLPTHWLTPVWLLACWTVGAVVAVPGTDAGADPVVVVSGPDRLADHAAASAGSAQVIGVSLRPLGGPFAEPLPPGVLDFAIAVPGQPDAFIPSDPPSAEDPAFAAADGTRTHADLAQAGDASAERVLTDLSPTSDRGLALLLGAVAHGGSTVWVRHPDVAGWEPRASQERAARVERA, encoded by the coding sequence GTGAGCCCGCTCCCCGCCGCCGCGACCGTGCCCGCCCTGCTCGCCGAGGCCCAGCGCCGCGACCCCGCCCGGCCGCTGGTGACCTTCTACGACGACGCGACCGGCGAGCGGGTGGAGCTCTCGGTCGTCACGACCGCCAACTGGGTCGCCAAGACCGCGAGCCTGCTGGTCGAGGAGCTCGACGTCGAGCGCGGCGACACGGTGTTGGTGGACCTCCCCACCCACTGGCTCACCCCCGTGTGGCTCCTGGCCTGCTGGACGGTGGGCGCGGTCGTCGCCGTGCCGGGCACCGATGCGGGTGCCGACCCGGTCGTCGTGGTCAGCGGCCCGGACCGGCTGGCCGACCATGCGGCCGCGTCCGCGGGCAGCGCACAGGTCATCGGGGTGTCCCTGCGCCCGCTCGGCGGTCCGTTCGCCGAACCGCTGCCGCCCGGGGTGCTGGACTTCGCGATCGCCGTCCCGGGTCAGCCCGACGCGTTCATCCCCTCCGATCCGCCGAGCGCCGAGGACCCCGCGTTCGCGGCCGCCGACGGCACGCGCACCCACGCCGACCTCGCGCAGGCGGGCGACGCCAGCGCCGAGCGGGTCCTTACGGACCTGTCACCCACCAGTGACCGCGGTCTGGCTCTGCTGCTCGGCGCCGTCGCCCACGGCGGCTCGACGGTGTGGGTGCGCCACCCCGACGTCGCCGGCTGGGAGCCGCGCGCCTCTCAGGAGCGCGCGGCCCGCGTCGAGCGCGCCTGA
- a CDS encoding IS1634 family transposase, which translates to MVFVRKAQGRSGSTKVQLAERHDGRDVVLEHVGTARTDAELAVLMAQARRRLHEGQEALDLDGVGLEDEGVPQRPGLITSKRSALLWQVLTEAYSRLGFDVIDDDAFAQLVLARIVEPTSKADSVRVLNEIGVAPASLRTMFRALQRAQQLDYRGQIADACFTHAVTSGDVSLVLYDVTTLYFEAENEDELRKVGYSKERRVDPQIVVGLLVDRRGFPLEIGCFEGNKAETTTIIPIVKQFAQRHGIADMVVVADAGMLSAGNLRELDDAGLRFIVGSRVTKAPKDLESHFRWHGNAFTDAQVIDTITPRDQRGTAVKSSDPHRRAEPVWDPKVHAKSWRAVWAYSAKRAARDNKTLTLQESKARAVVAGEKAARTPRFVKTRNGATELDETSLARARDLVGLKGYVTNIEAALMPAGEVIANYHDLWHVEQSFRMSKTDLAARPMFHHTRDAIEAHLTIVFAALAIARDLQNLTGLSIKKIVQALRPIQQISVQIAGHEHIAADPITPAAEAIIDALGIDA; encoded by the coding sequence GTGGTGTTCGTGCGGAAGGCGCAGGGGCGCTCGGGCAGCACGAAGGTCCAGCTCGCCGAACGCCACGATGGACGCGACGTGGTCCTCGAGCACGTCGGCACGGCTCGCACCGATGCCGAGTTAGCGGTGCTGATGGCGCAAGCACGCCGGCGTCTGCACGAGGGTCAGGAGGCTCTCGACCTCGACGGTGTCGGGCTCGAAGATGAGGGCGTGCCGCAACGCCCTGGCCTGATCACCAGCAAGCGCTCCGCGCTGCTGTGGCAGGTCCTGACCGAGGCATACTCCAGGCTCGGGTTCGACGTCATCGATGACGACGCGTTCGCCCAGCTCGTGCTGGCGCGGATCGTCGAGCCGACCTCGAAGGCCGACTCGGTGCGCGTGTTGAACGAGATCGGCGTCGCGCCAGCGTCGTTGCGCACGATGTTCCGTGCGCTGCAACGCGCCCAGCAACTTGATTACCGGGGCCAGATCGCAGACGCCTGCTTCACCCACGCCGTGACCAGTGGGGACGTGTCGCTGGTGCTCTACGACGTCACCACGCTCTACTTCGAAGCCGAGAACGAGGACGAGCTCCGCAAGGTCGGCTACTCCAAGGAACGCCGCGTCGACCCCCAGATCGTCGTGGGCCTGTTGGTGGATCGACGCGGGTTCCCCCTCGAGATCGGCTGCTTCGAGGGCAACAAAGCCGAGACCACCACGATCATCCCGATCGTCAAACAGTTCGCGCAGCGCCACGGCATCGCGGACATGGTCGTGGTCGCCGACGCCGGGATGTTGTCCGCGGGCAACCTGCGCGAGCTCGACGACGCCGGGCTGCGGTTCATCGTCGGGTCCCGGGTGACCAAAGCCCCCAAGGATCTGGAGTCGCACTTCCGTTGGCACGGGAACGCGTTCACCGACGCCCAGGTCATCGACACCATCACCCCGCGCGATCAGCGCGGCACCGCGGTGAAGTCCAGCGACCCGCATCGACGCGCCGAACCCGTGTGGGATCCGAAGGTGCATGCCAAGTCGTGGCGAGCGGTGTGGGCGTACTCGGCCAAGCGAGCAGCGCGGGACAACAAGACGCTGACGTTGCAGGAGAGCAAGGCCCGTGCCGTCGTCGCCGGCGAGAAGGCCGCCCGCACGCCGCGGTTCGTCAAGACCCGCAACGGCGCCACCGAGCTCGACGAGACCTCACTGGCCAGAGCACGTGACCTCGTCGGGCTCAAGGGCTACGTCACCAACATCGAGGCCGCCCTCATGCCCGCGGGAGAGGTGATCGCGAACTACCACGACCTGTGGCACGTCGAGCAGTCCTTCCGGATGTCCAAGACCGACCTCGCAGCACGACCGATGTTCCACCACACCCGCGACGCGATCGAGGCCCACCTCACCATCGTGTTCGCAGCCCTCGCGATCGCGCGCGACCTGCAGAACCTCACCGGACTGAGCATCAAGAAGATCGTCCAGGCCCTGCGACCGATCCAGCAGATCAGCGTGCAGATCGCCGGCCACGAACACATCGCCGCCGACCCGATCACCCCGGCCGCCGAGGCGATCATCGACGCGCTCGGCATCGACGCTTAG